TTCGCAATAGTATAATATTTGTTTATGGATTTATTGGGCCAAGTCTCGTATTTGGCAAATCTGTGCGATGAGGTGCCATCTTGTCACCTCAAGTTAGAGTTCAGGGAATTTTCCCATTTTCGTGTGCTTCGGCAGTGTGGAGGCCGATTTTCTATTTTCGGGTGTACAGGGGAGGGTGATAATTCAATACTACGACGAACGTGTAGGGGCGTATTGCGATACGCCCCCACCGTTGTTCCAAGAAACTACTGCTACTGCACAACAATCATTTTGCTCGCCGCCTCAAACCTCTCCGCTTCTAGCCGAACAAAATACGCTCCACTAACAACCTTTTTTCCATCTTCAGCTCGCCCATCCCAACTGACAGAGTAGAGACCAGGCTCCTTGTCCTCGTCCACAAGCGTTGCCACTACTCGCCCGCTTGGGTCATAGATTCTGAGCTTGGCTTTCATGGCAGCAGGCAGACTAAATGAAATAGTCGTCTCACGAGAGAAGGGATTCGGACTGTTCTGAGAAAGTGCAAATACCTTCGGTATGCCGGGCTCTACACCGGCCGTCTGCTTGCCACCCTTGCCTTTCTTGATAATCACAACACAATCTAACCCCTCAATCTCAGTCCCATCGTTCAAAGCCCCTGTCAGAGTCAATTCTATCTCCTGACCATCCTCGACCTCGCCCAGCGCCTTCACAATGTCCTCTGTCTTGAATTTCAGCGTCAGATCGTCGTAGCCGTCCGACCCTTCATCCGTGCAGTCGCATGGATTCTGTTTGTTCTCCACCGGTGTGGCCACATGCTCTATACCGCTTTGCTTAGGGGCAACGCCTATTAACTCGACGGTTGACACATCGACCTGAGTCACATCAAATTCTTCTGTTCCAAGGATCGCTACAGGAAGCAAACCCTTGCTTTTCACGTTCAGAGGATTAGGGCACGACCCTGGCTTGATGTCAAGATGGACATCGATTTCAGGCGCCTCCGGCCTGGAACCTCGGTAAATCGAGAGCTGGGCGCTTGCGAGGCATAAGATCTCATAGTTTCCGTCATTCTCAACATCGCCTCCGAAGATCTGTCCCATTGAACGTTTCGTGTCTAGAGGCTTGAGTAAGATCTGCTCATAGGTCCCTGACTGAAATTCATATACGTATATCGTATCCATACTCACGAAAGCGAACTGATTTTCCGGTGTGTTTAGGATTTTGCCGATCAGGGGAGAATACGCACCATAATTCCCTGGAACAGTACCTGTAGAAGTTGACCAAGATAGAGTCCAGTTAGCTCCGCCTGAATGCTCAAAGATGAAGGCATCATCAGAATTGCCTTCCTTGTTGGACATCTCGCAGACCAGAATCTCATTTTCGCCATCATTGTCCGTATCACCCACATCTAGCGTGTAGGCAGGGCCATAAGGACTTCCAGACCAGAATGAATACTGCCATATCCGCTGATAGGAACCGCTCAGATACTTGTAGATTCGCACTGAATAAGGCGGCCAGATACCCAATCCAACGACGATTTCATTTTGACCGTCATTATCTGCATCGGCAATCTTCAGCCCATAGCAGTCCTCACCAACATATTCTATTGCACTTTTTGTCCACACATTCGCACCTTGGTAATCATAGACATACAATCTTCGATCGTAATACGCGTTGCCTATGACAAACTCCTTCTCAGGATCATCATCTGTGTTTCCTATAGCAAGTCGACGGAACCCTTCACTAAGCCCTTGGCTCCAAAGCAGCCCATAGTTGTTTCCACCCGTGTGCTTATATATCCTGATCTTGCCATTGGGATTTACATCATGAGGTGAGGTATTCATCACAATAACTTCGTTCTCTCCATCATTATTGACATCACCCATATCTACCGCGACTTCAGTGGCCTCTGCAAAAGGTATATCAGCCCTCCACAAGGCGTCAAGTGAACCGTAGGCAGGACCAAATATCATTGCTTGAGGGTTTTTGGTCTGATAGGCAAAGCCATACAAGAGCTCATTCTGTGCATCATTGTCAGCATCGCCGACTTTCAGCGCGTTCGCCCAACTCCGGCCACTGACCGTTTGGAGGAATTCCAAGCTCTGCCCAGAACCCCGGTAAATGGAGAGCTGGCCAGCTGCTAGACGCAGGACTTCATAGTTTCCGTCATTGTCGGCGTCTCCTCCGAAAATCTGCCCTTTTATCAGTTTGGTATCTAAGGGCTTAACTAGAACCTCCTCATAAGTTCCTGACTGAAATTCGTACACATGCATGGTATCCATGCTCACGAAGGCGAACTGATTTAACCCATTATTAAGAATCTTGCCGATCAGAGGTGAGTACGCACCGTGAGTATTCGGGTATGGGCCTGCAGAGGCAGACCAAGAGAGAGCCCAGTTGGTTCCACCCGCGTGGTCAAAGATGAAGACGTCATCATCATTACATTCCTTATGTGTCGATTGCTCGCAGACCAGGATCTCATTTTCGCCATCATTGTCCGTATCACCCACATCTAACCAGAGCTCATCACCATAAGGACTCCCGGACCAGAATGTATATTGCCATATCCGCTGATAGGAACCGCTCATGTACTTATAGATCCGCACAGAATAAGGCGGCCAGACACCCAACCCGACAATGATCTCATTTTGACCGTCAGCATCTACATCTGCAATTTTCACTCCGAAGCAATCCTCACCTACAAATTCTATGGCGCTTTTACTCCAAGTGTTGCCGCCCTGATAGTTATAGATGTACAGTCTTCGGTCGTAATAGGCGTTGCCTACAACAAACTCTTTCTCAGGGTCGTCATCTGTGTTCCCAATAGCAAGTCGACGGAATCCTTCACTAAGCCCCTGGCTCCAGAGCAGCCCGTAATTGTTTCCACCCGTGTGTTCATATATCCTGATCTTGCCATTGGAGTTAATGTCGTGGGGGGAAGCGTTCATCACTATAACTTCATTCTCTCCGTCGTTATTGACGTCACCTATATCTACAGTCACATGGGGAGCCTCGTCAAAAGACATATCTGCTCGCCACAAGATATCATACGGACTGTAACCAGAACCTAGTATCACTGCCTGAGGGTTTCTACTCCCATACCCAAAACCAAACAAGACTTCATTTTTATCGTCATTATTGGCATCAGCGACCTTAACCCAGCCCTCCCTGCAGACCGTTCTTATGAATTCCAGGTCCTGCCCACAAGCAAAGGTAGGGAATATGATCAGTACTGCCAAGATACCTTCTATGATTCCATATGCTGCTCGTCTTCTCATGGTTTTCCTCCTTTTGAACACTTGAGTGTGCTGTAGACCAGTGCATGTTCCACCAGTCTTTGGCTCGGTGCCGACCCAAAACTAATCACCTCAGTACGACCATCTTCCGTGTTAGCGATTGTCCGTTGAAATTCAGCCTATAGAAGTAAACCCCACTCGGAACCTTTTGGCCTTTCGCGTCCAGACCATTCCATTCGCATTCGTGGTAACCAGCAGCGACCTTCGTGTCCAACAGGTTCGCAACCAGCCTTCCGCTGATATCAAACACATCCAACCTTAATTCTCCGCCATTTGAAACCGCGAACACGATCCTTGTTGAAACCGAGAAAGGATTAGGAAGGTTCTGCCTCAGTTCGGGTTTCCACATGCCGGGTCTGGTCGACTCCTCTGCGATTCCAGTGGGAACGCGACAGGGGTCGGGTGGCCAGCGCCGAGGAACCCGGAAATCAGGAATACCGTCGCCACAGATGAAAAGTTTCTTGCCACCAATTATCAAAAAGTCACCAGCATATCCATCGCCGTCTGTATCAGTTCCAGGGTTATCGCAAACAGCGTGTGCCCAGCTCGCGTTTGTGGCCAGATCGTCAAAATTCCACTCACACCATGTGCCTTCGCTATGAAAATGCTCTCCGCCTATGAACGCGAGTGCTATCTCGAGAGTGTCTCCAGCAGGGAGGTCGTGAGGGCCGAAGGACAGCAGATATCGTGTATCGTTTATGCTGTCGATTCCTGCAGGATAAACAAGAGAATCGCAGACCTGGTCAGGATCAAAGTAGCCATTCTTCATAATTCTATACTTCGCTCCATCCCCCATAGGGGTTCCATCTGGATCGTCTGGATCCTCAGTGTGGTACGGACCCCAGTCAAGACTATCGTCCGAATCTGAGAACCACCAGTTGTAGGATACTTCCTGTCCGGCCGGGCACACGACTCTCACACCGGTGACAGCATCTGCGGTTCCCATCCCCGTGCAGGGGGGATCAGGATGGACTCCGTCGTCGTCCGCGAGCCACGCGACTGTTGTGTAATCGCAAGGAGATTGATACATGGGTGTGCCCACGACATCCGTCGAATCATAGCTTTGGGTCTGCTCATTCCAATGGTAAAGGGTGGTTCCAGGAGTCCACAGAGTGTCAGATTCATCTCCCCATGCTCTAAACCCGGTTATGTCATCCTGCGCAGCCTGCACCCTGCACGCAATGTTGGAGGTGACGGGAGTAACATCACCATCTATGTACAGGCCAACATAAATGTCTCTCACGGTGTGTAGGTCCCCTCGGATGTTCTCAATTAAAAGCCTCATAAGTATCGAGTCCTTGATGTGATCGTGCTTCCAGCAGTACGTCTGCTGAGTGATCTTTATCCCCATAGGCCTGTGGTCAGGAGGGACAATCAATGTGTCAGTGATTGTGTCGGTGTAGGTAGCTACTAGGTCCTGCTCAGAGACCGCATCCCGGCGATAGTAGGGGGAGAGCGTATCACAAGACCTTTCTACGATCGTGTCTCCGAGGGCAGAGCCGGGAAACAGTTCATGCTCCAGGAGCCAACCATCAGCACCCACAGAGACGAGCGTCTCACCATCAACGATACCACCAATCCACAATGCACCCTGAAACAGATAGTCTTGGCTTGAATCTGCGGGAAATTCGCACGACCACTCATATTCGTTATATTGTGCCTCATTGCCGAAGAAACCCCAGTTGCTGACAACCAATTTCATATTGCCCAATGTGTGGGACTTGATTTGGGTGTTGGGAGCCGGCATAAGCGGCGGATTGCTGAGTTCATCGGGGGCAGCACATACCTGACAGTAAAGAAGAACACAAAACATCAACGCAATGCAAGCGATGAATGTCCGCATTACAGACACCCCCTCAGACCTGTTGATTGGCTTACAAGCGAAATAAGACAACCCGAACATACACCCGACCTCTTAAGACTTCTTCAACAATCCTAGCCCACCTCAGCCCACATTTCAACACCAATCTCCACCTTCCTCAACAGGACACCCCGAGCCAGTTCTGGAGCCAACCATCGCCCCTCCAACACTCCAACAATAGAGAGAAAACCTGTCATTGCGAGAGTTGCCAGCGGCAACTCGAAGCAATCTCCGGAAAGGTCCTTCATTTGCTGGTTTTCCGGGGTGGTGATCGTTAGATGTC
The sequence above is drawn from the candidate division TA06 bacterium genome and encodes:
- a CDS encoding T9SS type A sorting domain-containing protein; amino-acid sequence: MRRRAAYGIIEGILAVLIIFPTFACGQDLEFIRTVCREGWVKVADANNDDKNEVLFGFGYGSRNPQAVILGSGYSPYDILWRADMSFDEAPHVTVDIGDVNNDGENEVIVMNASPHDINSNGKIRIYEHTGGNNYGLLWSQGLSEGFRRLAIGNTDDDPEKEFVVGNAYYDRRLYIYNYQGGNTWSKSAIEFVGEDCFGVKIADVDADGQNEIIVGLGVWPPYSVRIYKYMSGSYQRIWQYTFWSGSPYGDELWLDVGDTDNDGENEILVCEQSTHKECNDDDVFIFDHAGGTNWALSWSASAGPYPNTHGAYSPLIGKILNNGLNQFAFVSMDTMHVYEFQSGTYEEVLVKPLDTKLIKGQIFGGDADNDGNYEVLRLAAGQLSIYRGSGQSLEFLQTVSGRSWANALKVGDADNDAQNELLYGFAYQTKNPQAMIFGPAYGSLDALWRADIPFAEATEVAVDMGDVNNDGENEVIVMNTSPHDVNPNGKIRIYKHTGGNNYGLLWSQGLSEGFRRLAIGNTDDDPEKEFVIGNAYYDRRLYVYDYQGANVWTKSAIEYVGEDCYGLKIADADNDGQNEIVVGLGIWPPYSVRIYKYLSGSYQRIWQYSFWSGSPYGPAYTLDVGDTDNDGENEILVCEMSNKEGNSDDAFIFEHSGGANWTLSWSTSTGTVPGNYGAYSPLIGKILNTPENQFAFVSMDTIYVYEFQSGTYEQILLKPLDTKRSMGQIFGGDVENDGNYEILCLASAQLSIYRGSRPEAPEIDVHLDIKPGSCPNPLNVKSKGLLPVAILGTEEFDVTQVDVSTVELIGVAPKQSGIEHVATPVENKQNPCDCTDEGSDGYDDLTLKFKTEDIVKALGEVEDGQEIELTLTGALNDGTEIEGLDCVVIIKKGKGGKQTAGVEPGIPKVFALSQNSPNPFSRETTISFSLPAAMKAKLRIYDPSGRVVATLVDEDKEPGLYSVSWDGRAEDGKKVVSGAYFVRLEAERFEAASKMIVVQ
- a CDS encoding T9SS type A sorting domain-containing protein, which produces MFGLSYFACKPINRSEGVSVMRTFIACIALMFCVLLYCQVCAAPDELSNPPLMPAPNTQIKSHTLGNMKLVVSNWGFFGNEAQYNEYEWSCEFPADSSQDYLFQGALWIGGIVDGETLVSVGADGWLLEHELFPGSALGDTIVERSCDTLSPYYRRDAVSEQDLVATYTDTITDTLIVPPDHRPMGIKITQQTYCWKHDHIKDSILMRLLIENIRGDLHTVRDIYVGLYIDGDVTPVTSNIACRVQAAQDDITGFRAWGDESDTLWTPGTTLYHWNEQTQSYDSTDVVGTPMYQSPCDYTTVAWLADDDGVHPDPPCTGMGTADAVTGVRVVCPAGQEVSYNWWFSDSDDSLDWGPYHTEDPDDPDGTPMGDGAKYRIMKNGYFDPDQVCDSLVYPAGIDSINDTRYLLSFGPHDLPAGDTLEIALAFIGGEHFHSEGTWCEWNFDDLATNASWAHAVCDNPGTDTDGDGYAGDFLIIGGKKLFICGDGIPDFRVPRRWPPDPCRVPTGIAEESTRPGMWKPELRQNLPNPFSVSTRIVFAVSNGGELRLDVFDISGRLVANLLDTKVAAGYHECEWNGLDAKGQKVPSGVYFYRLNFNGQSLTRKMVVLR